Proteins from a genomic interval of Ovis aries strain OAR_USU_Benz2616 breed Rambouillet chromosome 25, ARS-UI_Ramb_v3.0, whole genome shotgun sequence:
- the TMEM254 gene encoding transmembrane protein 254 isoform X3 yields MCAAAMGKATGDEAYFQRSSLFCVTVIILSFGYYTWVLFWPESVPYQSLGPLGPFTQYLLKHYHTLMHGCYWLAWMIHVGESLYAIVLCKSKGITNTWTQLLWFLQTFLFGMASLYYLIAFRPKRQKQT; encoded by the exons ATGTGCGCTGCAGCGATGGGGAAAGCAACAGGAGATGAGGCCTACTTCCAGAGGAGCAGTCTGTTCTGCGTTACTGTCATCATCCTCTCTTTTGGCTATTACACG TGGGTGCTCTTCTGGCCTGAGAGTGTTCCTTATCAGAGCCTGGGACCCCTGGGCCCCTTCACTCAGTACTTGCTGAAGCATTATCACACCCTCATGCATGGTTG TTATTGGCTTGCCTGGATGATTCACGTGGGAGAGTCGTTGTATGCCATTGTATTGTGCAA gtCTAAAGGCATCACGAATACTTGGACCCAACTGCTCTGGTTCCTACAGACGTTCCTTTTTGGGATGGCATCTCTCTATTACTTGATTGCTTTTAGACCAAAACGCCAAAAACAAACTTAA
- the TMEM254 gene encoding transmembrane protein 254 isoform X4, producing MCAAAMGKATGDEAYFQRSSLFCVTVIILSFGYYTWVLFWPESVPYQSLGPLGPFTQYLLKHYHTLMHGWSKGITNTWTQLLWFLQTFLFGMASLYYLIAFRPKRQKQT from the exons ATGTGCGCTGCAGCGATGGGGAAAGCAACAGGAGATGAGGCCTACTTCCAGAGGAGCAGTCTGTTCTGCGTTACTGTCATCATCCTCTCTTTTGGCTATTACACG TGGGTGCTCTTCTGGCCTGAGAGTGTTCCTTATCAGAGCCTGGGACCCCTGGGCCCCTTCACTCAGTACTTGCTGAAGCATTATCACACCCTCATGCATGGTTG gtCTAAAGGCATCACGAATACTTGGACCCAACTGCTCTGGTTCCTACAGACGTTCCTTTTTGGGATGGCATCTCTCTATTACTTGATTGCTTTTAGACCAAAACGCCAAAAACAAACTTAA
- the TMEM254 gene encoding transmembrane protein 254 isoform X2 codes for MCAAAMGKATGDEAYFQRSSLFCVTVIILSFGYYTVTRSFKMAAKSEAGGAAASYFRVARPLPSLVTVLVLGYFGWVLFWPESVPYQSLGPLGPFTQYLLKHYHTLMHGWSKGITNTWTQLLWFLQTFLFGMASLYYLIAFRPKRQKQT; via the exons ATGTGCGCTGCAGCGATGGGGAAAGCAACAGGAGATGAGGCCTACTTCCAGAGGAGCAGTCTGTTCTGCGTTACTGTCATCATCCTCTCTTTTGGCTATTACACG GTGACTAGATCTTTCAAAATGGCGGCGAAGTCGGAGGCTGGTGGGGCTGCTGCCTCCTACTTCCGTGTAGCCAGACCCCTGCCCTCGCTGGTCACGGTCCTGGTGCTGGGATATTTCGGG TGGGTGCTCTTCTGGCCTGAGAGTGTTCCTTATCAGAGCCTGGGACCCCTGGGCCCCTTCACTCAGTACTTGCTGAAGCATTATCACACCCTCATGCATGGTTG gtCTAAAGGCATCACGAATACTTGGACCCAACTGCTCTGGTTCCTACAGACGTTCCTTTTTGGGATGGCATCTCTCTATTACTTGATTGCTTTTAGACCAAAACGCCAAAAACAAACTTAA
- the TMEM254 gene encoding transmembrane protein 254 isoform X1, which translates to MCAAAMGKATGDEAYFQRSSLFCVTVIILSFGYYTVTRSFKMAAKSEAGGAAASYFRVARPLPSLVTVLVLGYFGWVLFWPESVPYQSLGPLGPFTQYLLKHYHTLMHGCYWLAWMIHVGESLYAIVLCKSKGITNTWTQLLWFLQTFLFGMASLYYLIAFRPKRQKQT; encoded by the exons ATGTGCGCTGCAGCGATGGGGAAAGCAACAGGAGATGAGGCCTACTTCCAGAGGAGCAGTCTGTTCTGCGTTACTGTCATCATCCTCTCTTTTGGCTATTACACG GTGACTAGATCTTTCAAAATGGCGGCGAAGTCGGAGGCTGGTGGGGCTGCTGCCTCCTACTTCCGTGTAGCCAGACCCCTGCCCTCGCTGGTCACGGTCCTGGTGCTGGGATATTTCGGG TGGGTGCTCTTCTGGCCTGAGAGTGTTCCTTATCAGAGCCTGGGACCCCTGGGCCCCTTCACTCAGTACTTGCTGAAGCATTATCACACCCTCATGCATGGTTG TTATTGGCTTGCCTGGATGATTCACGTGGGAGAGTCGTTGTATGCCATTGTATTGTGCAA gtCTAAAGGCATCACGAATACTTGGACCCAACTGCTCTGGTTCCTACAGACGTTCCTTTTTGGGATGGCATCTCTCTATTACTTGATTGCTTTTAGACCAAAACGCCAAAAACAAACTTAA